Genomic window (Alligator mississippiensis isolate rAllMis1 chromosome 7, rAllMis1, whole genome shotgun sequence):
ATTGTGCATTTCTCAAGACAAAGTAGAGGGCAGTGGGGTGTACCCAGGCGCTACTATATGGTACTCCTATTAATTTTGGCCTGTGTGCTGCAAAACATCACAAATACCAACTATAATATCTTTCCAAAGATAGATAGGGCAGAGGTGACATTGAGGCTTAAAGCTGGTACCATGCACCAGAGACTGGGTCCCAGGAGCACAAAAAGTGTTAGTATGCTTTTTTGAGAGATGCCCAGGAAAACTGCTTCCAGTGTCTTGGGCTACTGGGCTGGAAGAGAGCACCATTAATTAAACAACAATCCCTACATGAAACAAGCCCTTTACTTGTTGGTTAACCAAAGGTAAAAAGCAGATTTTGCATTTGTCATTGACGATTGATTGTACCACGATGTGTCCTGCAAAGGGACAGGAAAGAGGCATTGGAAGCAGGGGGTGAGAGGCTACCATCAGCAGCTCTGCCTGATAGTCCACACAGCCGGTCCCTACAGCCCCTGGATGGACTGTAGCAGAGGTGGTCCTGAGAACTCGCCCATCCAAGGTTAGCtgtggacagcagtggcagtggtcaggACCCCTCTTCCTTACCTGTTCTTCTTTGGTTGCTAGTGGCCCCAAGTGGGCATTGGTGGGGCAATTCTGGGATCAGAGGAGGCAGCAACCCTGCAACTCCCCACCacccactcctcttcccctcccatcccttccctttTATACCTTCcctattcctccctccccctggatATCCTACTCGTTTCAACTGTTTTCCCACCCTCCCCGCTTTCCCCATTCTCACCAACCTATCACACAACTGTTCCCAGCTCTCAGTCCAGGGCCACTAAATCCTGGATGATAACTACTCCACATGGGAACACTGCCTCCATGGGATACTGAAGGACCGCTTATTGGTGATTTGATctcaaacgttcccccagatcctggtggtcacccctgataaacttataggtggccatcagatcacccctgagcctgcgcttttccaggctgaggagtcccatagctctcagcctgttgttgtaaggtctgcttccctgacccctgatcatgcgcgtggctcttctctggactctctcaagcttttccacaccctttttgaattgtggagtccaaaactggacgcagtactccagctgcggcctcaccaaggctgagtacaagggaagaatgatgtcccaggatttgcttgagaagcatctatggatgcaagccagcgttttggtcgctttactagccgcagcatcgcattgaaggcccatcttcatcttgtggtcagtcctgtcccccaagtccctttcatccatagtgctagccaacatagcactgccgagcctataaggatgctacaggtttttcctcccaaggtggaaaaccttgcatttttcagtgttaaacgccatcaggttctcgtccgcccgtttgctgagcctgtccaggtcagcctggatcaccctcctgtcttcaggtgtggatgctatgccccaaagtttcaTGTCGTCGGTGAACTTGGCTAGTCTGCTTCTGGGTGTTGGATTAGATTAGCTTCTGAGGTCTCTCCTAAGCCTCATTATGTTTTGTTGTATGATTCTAAATTCTGGAATAGTATAGTTGTTTCATTGAGTTAATTTAACCACTTAACGTCCAAAAAGAAAACACCTGTGTTCCTCCTTTATTGTGCTATTGGTAAGCTATATAATATGAGGTTGACATCTTCCACTGAGAAATTGATTGAGACATAAAGTAcaaatagtaggcctgtgcgaagtggcgagtatttgcttcggattcagattcagcctattTGTGcaggcagtgatttgattcagtgattagaatcactgtcccaaatcgattcagccaaatcagatttggagattcgccACCGTCAAAttggccccataccctgccccctctccaaaccccatcaatggctgccccccaccccccgccccagctcctagccctttgaaaaaaaaagccctgcaatcACCAGCTGCTACCACgttggggggtgatccctgctgcccccactggcccatgctgcatgcagggctctgccacaagcccccagaagccccaatgactgctgcagcagccagtgattgcgggactttttttttttaaagagccaagaGGTGAgacagccatgggggcaggcttggagagtgggcaggggctggggggctcatgGATGAGCCCCCCACACAACATGGTGAAGTGCGGGGAAGTGAGGATTGCTAcccacctggcagaagccagtAGGTAGGGGCTGTTTTTTAAAGGGTTGGGGCCAGGTGCGGCAGCcatgggcggggagggggcggaggggctggaaaagtgggccagggttggggttggAAGCACTccttgggggctggcaggggatgcgGCCTGGcgggggtcctcccatggtcctgTCCCCACTccaccagcccccctcctccaccccctgcttaccagcatggagtccgggtccagctctcTGTGGCAGTGAGctgggactgcccaaatctccaaagctctctgaatcttttccaaattaattcagagagctttgaattgattcagaccttttcacTGCTTTCCTGATTCGagttggattcggagattcgttCCCTGAAtctggctgaatctcctccgaattgaatcagcacctgaagcttctcactgcacagccctaatgaacagACATTGTATACTAACCTATGTGATTACTTCACATGTTTTGGGGGAtgccaaaattagtaatgggAAGGAACAATCCAACCTGAATATGGTCTTGAAGGTTTAGTAGAGTCCACATTATACAAAGTGATGTAAGATTTGTTGCTAATGCTGGCAACACAAGACGCTGTGCTAATACTGGCCATCTTTACACAAGACGCTGACAGTGTAGTAGCCCATGGCTACTGTGCAGGagtgttgcatggcaggaagtgacaaaatgctactgtgcagtagtcatgagctactgagcagtcagcatcattAAAGAGCCATTCCTTGGCATGACTGTGCAATAAGTCTGGTAACTGCAGTCATTTACCACTTGTTTATaagagtactaaatgactgcacagtaacaactgcacagtcagcatcttgtgtagacataacCTCTGGCTCTTAATTAAGAGAGCGTCATGTACCATATATTACATTCATatgcagagcagcaaattggATCAATTCCAGTCTTCTACAGAAGACAGAGAAGATGCAGGTGGTAAAATGTGTGGTCTAACAGAGATATGAGAAGAACAGTTATATTTTTGCCACTTACTATCTGGCTGCAAAGTGTAATCCTGACTTCTCACTCATCCTAGGATAACACAATCAGATGCATTAGCTCCAGTCAAGTTACTTCTCATTTATACTATGGTTAATGAATGAGGATTCAAGACCCAAGACtccaatgtgattttttttttcctggtgtatAGTAGCTGAATGTGAAGAGAATCAAATCTATTGGCTCTACGAATTTTTACCTGATTTTCACCTTGATGAATGAGAGATATTTCAAGTACTATAAAATGTTACAGTACTCACATTCCAAGGTATGGTTGTTCCTTAAAATGCAAATGCATTGACACCATTAAAGCTGAGTGTGATTTGGCACAAGTGAATAACATTGATTTCATAGCTTTTTGGACCATTTTATATTCACTATGCATGAATATAAATAGCGAGAGGGTGCAAAACAATGGTGAATTGAAGCCACACAGCATAAAGGTGGGTTGATGGAATAAACATATCAGTCAATGGGAAATTAGATTACTGAACTTCCTGTCATCTCTAGCCTACTAATTGAATGTTTGTCTGCTTAAATCTATAATTGTAGTTTTTCTATGAAGTGGTTAAATTTAACTGGCTGTTTTgagctctccctctctccttgattttcaaggagaaagggaggagGTTGTAATAGAACACAAATCATTGTTACAAAGCACTTTATAattaacccccccaaaacaaacaaacaaacaaacaaaaccaaacactcCCACAATTGTTACCATATTACCATATATAAAGTAGGTGAGACCAAGGGTCCTTGGTCACTGCACTATTTGCTAATTTGCTAGGGCAAAAGATGCTCAGATGTTCCTAGGACTGGGACAATACCTGGCACCACAGAGGAGGACAAAAACCTCAGTGCTCCCTGTCATTGTGATCTTAAAATATTATTCCGGACTAACTGGATAAATTGGTTTGAGTAAAGGGAAGACCCACCAGCTGGATGCGAAGAAGGTTTCTAAGTatcagggggagcaccagcatCCCTAACAAAACTTCCCTTTGTCTCTGTTGCCAGTATTCAGTGATTCAGATGGAGGAAGATAGCAGGGGGAGCGATggggggaagagaaaagaaaataaaccttttttggcactttcataCCCAGGGGAATTCTGTTCCTGAATATACAGCCTTGTGCACATGGATGACTATTTGCAGTTACATAGTCCTATTGAATTAATCACGTACACTAGCAGccataacacatacacacactttctGTATGCTAACCCACTGAGCCACGCAACCCAgccctcctctctgccttctgTCCTCACATATCTCCCATCTATCTTGCTCTCATGTGTCTCAGCATTGCGCTAGGAAGTAAGAGATGCAGGGTTCAACTCCCCACAGGTAAATGTAGCCTAAAAACAGCATCCTTCCACTTCCTAGGTGATTGTCTCAGCCACTTAGCTACTTGGGGTAAAAGATTGGAGGCACTCCACACTTTGCCATGGTGTGTGGGATGGCAGTAGGCATTCATACATAACCAGAACCAGAATTCCCTGTGGGACCTAAATTCCAGAAATGGCTGCTTAGATGACCAGGATTTTTTCAATCTACTGCATGgtttaaagaaactttaaaaaaagcttttgaatgcaataaTTCTTTATCTGGCCAGAGgagcagaaaaaaacagaacatcCCCCTTTATCACATTTTGTGATAGATGCAAAATGCTTATTCTTTTCATGATTTCATTGTTCATGAAAACTTTTCATTGTAACATACCACTGCTAGTGAAACATTTAAGCAGGGAACGGTTCTTATGTTCAGGATGGAATCTGTAAATAGGGAAACAGGATATTCAGTCTCAGAAATGTTACTTATCTAATGGTTTGGTTCATTCTCACGTAATGTAGGTTATACAGGTTCACATTTGTGTTTTGAAAGAAGGTGAGCAAGATCATTAATCTATATTTCCCACATGACAGATGAATATCATATCTCTCATTTGTTGGTTATTTTATAGTGATGCTCTTTTCTCACTGTTTTCTGGGTAAAAAATCAGATGAATCCCTGTGTTGTATAGGAAATTGTTTTGAAGTCCCCCAAAATATTTCAAAGTTCTGTTCATCAATCTTTTAGAAATGAAAGAGGTATATTAACCAAATTGCAGttatagttatttatttattatagaaATGCTATAGATCAAACCACATCCTTTTATGTATAAGTATTCAAACAATAAACCAAAGTATTATAATAAAAGAGAATGGACTGTTCCAGTGAAAACCCACACAGCTATTATAGTGATGAGTATATGGACCAGACCAGACAGGAAAGGAAGTTACTATAAGACAGTAAGTTACTTATTTATAGAGATGAATTATAAATTCCTATATGGAGCAGCAGACATGTGAATTATTATAAAGACTGTAACCATGAATTTTAGCTAAATATATTATTAGGATTATATTTTCTGGCTTCCTGCATATGAGAGAGAGATGCAAAATGAACTgagttgaaaggaaaaaaagatatttactTACTGAAACATGGCTTTAGCATCAGTCACTCACCCCCTCCTTGCTTACTGCATTTCTCTTCAACTTAATGGCAAGACCCTGCTAAAAAATGATCCCAGTAGTGCACGACTACATTTCACTGCTCTTCTAAGGGCCTCTTTGACCTCCTTGTTCCTTAGGCAGTATATGATGGGGTTTAGCACTGGGGTCACCACAGTGTAGAATACAGACAACACCTTGCTGAAGTCTGCAGAGTCAAGGGAGGCTGGGCGTGCATACATGTATATCAGGGTACCAAAGAAGACGGACACCACAACCAGGTGGGAGCCACAAGTAGAGAAGGCTTTCTGGCGCCCTGTGGCCGACGGCATCTTCAGAATGGTGACAATGATAAGGGCATAGGAAACCACGACTGGGACAATGGAGCTCACAAGGACACTAGTGGCCACAACAAAGTCAACTGTTTCAGCCTCATGTGGGTCCACACAGGAGAGTTTCAATAAAGGTGACACATCACAAAAGAAGTGGTTAATCTCATTGGGCCCACAGAAAGACAGTTTACACAGTGAGATTAGAGGTGGAATAATGACCAGAAAGGCACCTACCCAAGAGCACAGAGCCAGTCGAAAGCAAACCCTATTGTCCATGAGTGTTGGATACTGCAGTGGGTGGCAGATGGCTAAATAGCGGTCACATGCCATGATAGCCAAGATAAAGCACTCGACAGTCACCAAGGACATGAAGAAGTACAGCTGGGTGATGCATCCGGTATATGTGATAGACTTGTCATTTCCCAGGAAGACTTTCAGCATCTTGGGGATGATATTGGAGGTGTACCAGATTTCCAGGAAGGAGAAATTGCTGAGgtagaagtacatgggggtgtggagaCGTGAGTCTACGTGTACTAATATGATGATGAGAATATGTTCAGTCAGGGTCAGGAGATAGATGGTCAGgacaacaaagaaaaacaaaagttgCAGTTTTTgaagactgggaaagcccaggatGATGAAATAAGTAGCCACTGTCGCGTTCTCTGTTTCCATTGCCATATAATGTTTGCTCTGTTGTTATGGACATAGGGAAGACAACAAAAAAATATTAGGATTAAAATAACCATGAGATACATTAAAATGTCAAGAATTTTAGAAATgcgagagggagagggagagattgAAAGAATCCCCACTTTAAAACTGAACACACAGGGACACTGAGAGGTCAAATTATTCGTTCCAAGACATATAGTATATTAGTGACACAGAAAAGAATAAATACCATTCCTACTCCTAATTTCCTATATAGAAATGATCAGAATTCTTCCCTGAAGTTGAAAGGGATCTCTCTTTTATTAGTGTTTGTCTGGATCATCTTACAAATAAGAGCCCCTCACCACCCACCAAAAGCACTGTAACGGATTGGTATACAGTGAGCACTTACCCTTtctcccatttttaaagtgtagcGATTTTGCTGAAGTATTTTCTGTCTTCCACAGATACACTTTAAATAATGAAATGAACAAAAAGAATGTTGAGATCTAGAAGCACAGTGTGATAATTAATAAATCTGAGAGGTTAAAGACAAGTCATGTGTCTCTTTAAGCTGAATTTCAGAATGCCAGAGGAAAAGGTTTAAGAGTTGAGCAATGACGTTTAAAATCTCAGCATGGGTAGAGTATGGTGCATTGAATTTCTCTTAATATCCTCATGAGCATCTGGTATCTATAGAAGCATTGACTTCTCATCAGTTGATCTCCCTAAGAATCAATGATCACTAAAACCAATAGCATTTACAGTGGGAGTTCACAAGCTTCAAGGTGGTGTCTGAGAGCAATGCTTAACCATTGGTCTAGTAGTTTGAACATTTAAATGTAGGAGAAACAGGTTCAAAAGCCCTCTGGGTAATGGTGTCCTTGGAACTGGGTTTCCTCCTTCTATCCAAGTGTCCTAAGCACTGGGTTATTGGGCTACAAGATGCGACGTTCCTCTGCAAGTGTATTTCCAATCGATACAACTGCTGGGTGATTTTCTTTGACCACAAGGAAAATAGTATGCCAAACTGTTCCCAAGTGTCAAGAACTGGAGTTAAGTATCCAAATACTTGTGATATTGGCACATGACAAAAGATGAGATTCATCCCcatgtttttaaatgtctttagcAGTCCTAACATGCAGAGGTGGCCTACGTGGACGTTACATATCTTAATGAACCACATTGCTGGGGCCTGCAGAAGAATTTGCCAGTAACAGTTTGTGGGAGAGAATGATATATAGCAGGCCTCCCCCAAGCTTTTGATTATCCTGGCCCACACTACCACTACACAGCTGCAGTCACCACtacctagaatcatagaatcagagagagAAGCAGTCCTGGAgggggacctctagaggtcatctagtccaaacccctgcctcaggcaggatcatccctgtacAAACCATCCTAAATGCATCCAAAATCttaactcttcataaaactattGTCAAGCCTGCAAAACACAAGACATAAAACCTTAACCTGCTACACACACAGCAGGGGAACCACTGCAGCCTATATCCtacttctataaaaggttgttaatctATGCTCTAGAGGACCACATCCCCTGTTTCATAAGAAGGCAACCCCACCCTGCAttgtccataccaatctgaccatgggg
Coding sequences:
- the LOC132251603 gene encoding olfactory receptor 6Y1-like, translated to MAMETENATVATYFIILGFPSLQKLQLLFFFVVLTIYLLTLTEHILIIILVHVDSRLHTPMYFYLSNFSFLEIWYTSNIIPKMLKVFLGNDKSITYTGCITQLYFFMSLVTVECFILAIMACDRYLAICHPLQYPTLMDNRVCFRLALCSWVGAFLVIIPPLISLCKLSFCGPNEINHFFCDVSPLLKLSCVDPHEAETVDFVVATSVLVSSIVPVVVSYALIIVTILKMPSATGRQKAFSTCGSHLVVVSVFFGTLIYMYARPASLDSADFSKVLSVFYTVVTPVLNPIIYCLRNKEVKEALRRAVKCSRAGA